The Acidobacteriota bacterium genome contains the following window.
ATGATCAAGCCTTCCTGGCTCGCCGTCTTCGCATTGAAGTCCTTGCAGAATCCCATGATGTTGACGCCATGGGGACCAAGCGCGGTGCCCACCGGCGGCGCCGGCGTCGCCTTGCCGGCAGGAATCTGCAACTTTACGACCGCCTGTACTTTCTTTGCCATCTCGGTAACTCTCGATCAATATCCAGTAGTCCGTAATCAGTAATCGGTAGCCCGAATCCCTGCAACCGGTTTCAGAACCCGTTCTGGCGGCCGAAAAATGTGCCGCTCACGCAGGTTTTGAAACCGTCTCCAGTTACATCTTCTCCACCTGGAGAAAATCCAACTCCACCGGCGTCGCCCGGCCGAAAATCGTGACCATCACCTTCAACGTGTTCCGATCGAGGTTGACATCGTCGACCATGCCGTTGAAGCTGGTAAACGGTCCCTCGTTGATCCGCACCTGGTCGCCCTTCTCGAACGAATACTTCGGCTTCGGCTTCTCGGCCGCCGTCGACACCTGTAGCAGGATCTGGTCGACCTCTTCCTTGGTGAGCGGCGTCGGCTTGGCACCGGCTCCGACAAACCCGGTGACCTTCGGGGTGTTCTTCACCACGTGCCACGCGTTGTCGGTCATCGCCATCTCGACCAGGATGTAGCCGGGGAAGAAGCGCTTGGGCGTCACCAC
Protein-coding sequences here:
- the nusG gene encoding transcription termination/antitermination protein NusG, whose amino-acid sequence is MTDVKTKQWFIVHTYSGFERKVAESLRQRVQAYGVVDEIGEILIPTEDVVEMRGGRKVVTPKRFFPGYILVEMAMTDNAWHVVKNTPKVTGFVGAGAKPTPLTKEEVDQILLQVSTAAEKPKPKYSFEKGDQVRINEGPFTSFNGMVDDVNLDRNTLKVMVTIFGRATPVELDFLQVEKM